The following nucleotide sequence is from Hevea brasiliensis isolate MT/VB/25A 57/8 chromosome 7, ASM3005281v1, whole genome shotgun sequence.
ttatatcaaatttattttttttaatataattatgaaaaataaatttaattaaaattatatattaaataaaataaatgacatATTCTAActcatgaaagaaaaaaaaaattatagtctGAATATATTGAAATTTGAGAGATTTCAACAATTgagattatgataaaaaaaaatgataagagAATTATACTAGACTTCTCTTTGATGATCTTGtccaataatttaaaatttaaagaataaaaGTTAGCATTTGTTAATTTATTGAAAACGTAAaatgataaaatataattaatagatAATAAAGGATCAAGAAACAATGATGGTTcggaatttaaaaaaatatatatttatttcaccATTGATATTATTCTTTGAATGTAGAGCAACAAAGAATTTGGAGGGTCTTTTAatgtaaaattattaatatattattaaaaaatttttaaacattGAGGCTCAGTGCCCATCAAAATTTAGTAAATAATAGtaaaactgtttttttttttctattttaccaCTACACccttctttaaaaattttaaaatataaaaaaaaaatctaatgtcttattaaaatttgatagacgataacaaaaaaaaaaaaaactaaattttcATAATATTCATAATATAAGAGAGGATTTGCAGCATTACGAGTATGAAAATATCTTTGCCTTGAAGTATAATGGAGAAGAAAAGAATCATAACATTGATGTCATATTTTTATATAAAGAGACAGCaccattatttataaaaaaagaaaaaaatgggtgtctttatttattttaattttttactttgTTATTGAAAACGAACACTTTACTTTTATGAAGAAATGCTCGAgtcctttaaaatttttatttatatattttattttattaattaaatttttatttatttattttaatttttggacCAGTATTCATatgtgaaatttaaattatttttttattattttatttttctcttaatgttattttaattatttgacTATTAGATTTGTTACaatgatatattattatttttattaaacaaattttaaaatgactttatttaatgatatattttttttttactttataaaTCTAACATTATATTAATGAAATATCATACTTTTATATCAATACaaggaaaatataaaaataataaatttattgatctattttaacaatatttcttatgcctttttaatttttttttgccaTAAATAcgactttaaaatattaaaattttagttggcatttttttttattttagtattaATATCTATAGGCTTTTTCCTAATATCTATTTAAAGCCAATGATCTATTAATATGTAAATTTGATTTATAAGtaacaaataattaaatatattttactcTTAAATTCTTAtgcaatttaaattatatttaatttattttttatgattaaaaatatttgaaatatatatatatatatatatatatatatatatatatatatatatatatatatatatatatatatatatatatacattatttTTATGTACACTATTACTTTTATATAAACTAAACCTATTGAGAAAAGAATAGTTTTATATTTTTTCTTAGATGGGTTGAATAATTTACTTTTTCTATTCATTATCATTATCATCATCTTTTATAACAAGACTatgattaaatatttttattatcaaattatattttatatataaatatcaaTGGGTCTTTAACTAAACTATATACATATAACTATTATTTATTATAGtggataattaaaattttatttcaattatattaattaaatgatttttataattattaatatataataattttatttatgaaatataaatttcatattttacttaatataaaataaaataaatatttttttaactatatatatatatatatatatatatatatatatatatatatatatatatatatatatatatatatattacctgCAACATCATTAACGTAAGAGCTCATATTCATTAAGATagtatttgattttaatttgagcttataaatatttaaaattttaagtaattacatatttaattaatgtGCTTGTAAGTGACTAATAAATTTTTgatgtatttaataaaataagtttataagcatatttattattaaaatgattaaaaatgatattaaaaatgagatttatgatgaaattttaaaaattaaataagaataatataataaaataatcaatatattttcaaatttaataatatattccaTACTTATGATTACAATTTTTGTGAAACATATATAATTTCTCCatatctaaataataataaacataTAACTTTTttatatttagataataatagtttttattaatatgttttttggttaTCCCTTCATCAATTTTTTCTGTGTCAACTATAATATATGAAATTGTTTTctgtaatatattaataaatatattataatgttttaaatttcttattacatattatatacaaataattttattgtTTATAGTAATTAGAATTCTTCCTAATTTAACTTCATTATAATTCTATATTCAgcttgttaaaattttttttctaaataaaattttaaaatcttaattgtaattataaataatataaagaatacaattaaaattaatatgtgGACAGGattaaattaagttaattttGAATAAGAATTATAACAAGATTACGAATTGaaatttactttaatattataaataaatgcaaaagaattataataaaaattatattaaatatataagtatatttttatctatttcaatTTTTTCTCTTTCATTAGTTCAGCACTTATTTTTTAAATGAGATTAAGTATTCAACGTCCACGACCTGACACAAATAAAATTAATCCTAATTCATTGGATTGAAATACATGTGCAATATCCAAATACTcaattatattgaaattattaaacTTGAAAGTATTATTACCAGTCATAATTGAAAGataattgtaaataaattatatttatattaacatCACATCATCTTATTGGTTTAATTTTCTTACGACCTAAGAATTTCTGGCATCAATATACAAGTAGTGGCTCAGCTGAATGCCTCTCTAATTCTTTTTGCCAGGCCATCTCGTTCTGTGGTACTTCCTCACTATGCGTTTGCTTTTTTTCTTCCTTCCACTTCTTCCATTAGCTATTTCTGTTCATTTCAATATACCTCGCTTTGGTCCTGAGGTAAACATCGTTCTTTATCACGGTGATGCTGCGCCTTCATCTGGTGGCGTCGTTGAATTAATCAGCAAGTACGACTATACATGCCGTGTTGGTTGGGCCGTCTATGCTGAAAGGATCATGCTATGGGACTCAACCACAGGGAAACTTTCTGATTTCACGTCCCATTTCTCTTTCAACATTGACACCCGAGGAGCTTCTAAATATGGCCATGGGCTTGCATTCTTCCTTGGTCCGGTTGGATTTGAAATCCCaccgaattctgccagtggcttTTTGGGCTTGTTTAACACCTCAACTATGGATTCGTCTCAGAACCAAATCATTATGGTGGAGTTCGATTCATTTCCAAATGAAGAATGGGATCCCAAGCCTCTGGTTGAGCATGTAGGGATCAACAACAACTCTCTTGCTTCAGCAGTGCATACTGCCTGGAACGCAAGCTTTCACAGTGGAGATACCGCTGATGTATGGGTTACTTACAatgcaaaaactaaaaatttgagcgTATTTTGGACTTATAAGAAAACCTCCAATCCTCAAGAGAATACTAGTTTGTTTTACATAATTGATCTGAAGGAGGTTTTGCCGGAATGGGTTACTATTGGGTTTTCAGCTGCTACAGGTCAATACGGAGAACGACTCCAACTTCAATCCTGGGAATTCAATTCTAGTTTGAATTTCCAGGGAAAAAATGGAAACAGTTCAAAGAGGACCAGAATAATAGTTGGTGTTGGAGTTTCAGTATGTGTTCTAGCAGGTGGGACGATCGTAGGAATTTTGATTTCTTTCAGGAGGAGGAAGAAACAGATGATGGCAAGGAAAAAGGGGGAGGAAAGGAACTTGACGTCAGTCAATGAAGACCTTGAAAGAAGAGCTGGACCTAGAAGGTTTTCTTATGAAGATCTCGTTTCAGCTACCAATAACTTCTCGGAAGAAAGGATGCTGGGGAAAGGAGGGTTTGGTGCTGTTTACAAGGGATACTTAATTGATATGGACTTGGCAATTGCTGTGAAGAAAATTTCAAGAGGATCTAGACAAGGTAAAAAGGAGTATATTACTGAGGTGAAAACCATTGGCCAATTGAGACACCGGAATCTGGTTCAACTCTTGGGTTGGTGCCATGATAAAGGTGAGTTTCTACTTGTTTATGAATTCATGCCAAATGGTAGTCTAGATGCTCATCTCTTTGGCAAGAGGGCTCCTCTTAAATGGCCTGTGAGATACAAGATATCTCTTGGCTTGGCCTCAGCATTGCTCTATCTTCATGAAGAGTGGGAGCAGTGTGTGGTACACCGAGATGTCAAATCCAGCAATGTAATGCTAGACTCTAATTTTAATGCCAAGCTGGGTGACTTTGGGTTAGCTCGGCTCACAGACCATGAAATTGGTCCCCAAACAACAGGATTAGCAGGAACTCTAGGTTACTTAGCTCCAGAATATATAAGCACAAGAAGAGCTAGCAAGGAATCTGATGTGTACAGCTTTGGAGTGGTTGCGTTAGAGATTGCCAGTGGAAGAAGGGCAATTGATCATATTGAACAAGAGAACGAAATGAATTTGGTAGAGTGGATTTGGGAACTTTATGGACATGGGAAGCTTCATTTGGCTGCTGACAAGAAACTTCACATGGATTATGAAGAGAAACAGGTGGAGTGTTTGATAATTGTTGGATTATGGTGTGCTCACCCTGATCACAATTTAAGGCCATCAATGAGACAAGCAAttcaagttttaaatttcgaGGCTCCACTCCCAAATCTACCTGCTAAAATGCCTGTGCCCATGTTTCGTGCACCGTCCCCATCTGTGAGCTCAGGTGAACCCTTCCTAACTAATTCCAGCCTAGGATTGGGTCGTTGAACATTCATGGCTTCTGTAGTGTCTCTAGTAAACCAAATCAATTAAACATGTTTCAGTTTCTCAGGTTGTTGCTACAACCCCAGTTTGTCCTTCGCAGCGTTCCTGTCATAGATAGAAGAGAATAATAGAGCAATTAATGTTTCCAATAATTTCAGATGTCATCATGTAAAGCCTTCAACAGCGTAATtggtcttttaaaaaaaaaaaaaaaaaaaaaaattatatatatatatatatatatatttcatttcaatgttaaattaattattaatttgctGCTGGTGGCACATTGTATTGTCTCTATGAGACGAGTTCCTTTCAAACGTGTTGGAGATGTAAATTAGTGCTACTAATCAAAAGATAAATCATTGTCATCATCAATATATGTAGATGACACTTTAGGTTTAAGATGA
It contains:
- the LOC110634782 gene encoding L-type lectin-domain containing receptor kinase IX.1-like, translating into MRLLFFFLPLLPLAISVHFNIPRFGPEVNIVLYHGDAAPSSGGVVELISKYDYTCRVGWAVYAERIMLWDSTTGKLSDFTSHFSFNIDTRGASKYGHGLAFFLGPVGFEIPPNSASGFLGLFNTSTMDSSQNQIIMVEFDSFPNEEWDPKPLVEHVGINNNSLASAVHTAWNASFHSGDTADVWVTYNAKTKNLSVFWTYKKTSNPQENTSLFYIIDLKEVLPEWVTIGFSAATGQYGERLQLQSWEFNSSLNFQGKNGNSSKRTRIIVGVGVSVCVLAGGTIVGILISFRRRKKQMMARKKGEERNLTSVNEDLERRAGPRRFSYEDLVSATNNFSEERMLGKGGFGAVYKGYLIDMDLAIAVKKISRGSRQGKKEYITEVKTIGQLRHRNLVQLLGWCHDKGEFLLVYEFMPNGSLDAHLFGKRAPLKWPVRYKISLGLASALLYLHEEWEQCVVHRDVKSSNVMLDSNFNAKLGDFGLARLTDHEIGPQTTGLAGTLGYLAPEYISTRRASKESDVYSFGVVALEIASGRRAIDHIEQENEMNLVEWIWELYGHGKLHLAADKKLHMDYEEKQVECLIIVGLWCAHPDHNLRPSMRQAIQVLNFEAPLPNLPAKMPVPMFRAPSPSVSSGEPFLTNSSLGLGR